Genomic window (Xenopus laevis strain J_2021 chromosome 3S, Xenopus_laevis_v10.1, whole genome shotgun sequence):
tacatttattgataaatatggtaaaaatgtgcatagaagtttggttgaagtggttttaagtatatagtgaaaacatttaaaattataataaacaatCCACTAAGATTTTAAGTAAATGCTCATGTTCAGGGCCCTGTGAACTTGTCTAACCTTTGCATTTCTCCAATAATGTATTGCACAGATGTGAGAAAATTCTTGGCACTTTATGAAACACCTTATTCCATGTGTTTTTACTCCTTATGTTTCTAAGATAAATATTGTGCATTGTGTGACCTCCTGCTTTTATCCACCAGTTCCTTGATCCCTTAATAtttcatgggggaaaaaaagtaaCTCCTGAGTTTGGATAGCAATTGGGAACAGTAACTGtacatttagaaacaaaaataaaaggtttaggaaGAATGTAGTAAAAAGCAAAAGGTTTGCCCACATCAAGTAACTAATAAGATATTTTCTTTTCAGTGGTTAATACTACAATAGAATAGAAGTCATGGCTGTTCCCATACATTGAACTGATCAGAATGTACGTGGTGGACTTTTATGAGAGGGGCCACACAACGGTGTCAGGCTGCCAGTTGTACATCACTGATCTAAATGGTTTAAGTGTGAGATTTAtttggggtgtgtgtgtgtgtgtatataaacaaTGCAGACAAACAACACTCACATGACTTGCAGAATTAGTcttacaaatgtttattttgctcatCATTTCTGTCCCCCACAGGGACCTTTACCTCTGCGATGGCAGGGAAGCAGAAGAATAATATACAAGAGTAAGTGCCCCATGTAAACAGACCCTTGAGGCTTTTATGtacatacagggccggatttacatagctggcacccctaggcccactgccattcgtcgccccaaTGGGGATTGACGTACaggaaatgttaaaaattatCGTATctcctgcaccccccccccctttttgcaCAGAAGGGTATAGACCACTATAGATGTTGGTCCTTTTATAATCAGGTCAGATTAATTCAGCTCCATCTAAATTTCCACAAAGTAACTTGCACTGTGGCAAACGTAACTAAAATATAGATTATGGTATCTTAACTCAGCATAGGACAAGAGGGACTCAGAGGTAGTAcagtgattttaatttttttcccccaaggtGGCAGTGGCTATCAATCATTTTAACCTATTTCTGAACTGACATTTGACACATTGACAGGCTTTTGCTGATCAGTTATGGAGTGCTCAAACCCTTAATGACACACACAAAATGGGTGCCAGGGGCTTAAACTGGATGATCTTTGCCTGCCCTTCAGTTCTTGcattccatgtaaaataaaaccagtagcaatctgataaaagtgaaaaattaatcagtggtttattaagcccatatcCATACAAattaagggcaacgtttcgggctccaCTGAGCCCTTTATGAAGCCTAATGTGCCAAATGCAAACACAGTGTTATATAAGGTATAAAAGTGGGATGGACTTGAAACCTCACCCATTCACAGTAACAtcgtataaaatgtaaaaatgtgtaaaacgGTGTAAAATTAGTCTCTAAAAGTCCATATTGTAGTCCAATCTTGTGAATCTTCATACGTAAGTGGATGTACATGGTGATGGAtaacaaatgtattgaagtgaTACATAAATGGTCTGAAGTTACCTGAGACGCATTCAGACTGATTCTGCACACCAAACGTATGCATAACTTGTAGTCAGCACTCGGTTGACTTCATAGACCAGTTAATAACCTTACAAcaagaaaaaaagtgtattataatGATGCACATTATAACAGTTATATTGAATCAaaaatgagtaattgtaacaGCTTCCAATACTTTGTATGCAAAATATGACttacttaaaaataaacattccaGGGGTATATTCTCTATTTATCCCTCGTGGCCATATTGTGTCCAATTTGTGTATCCAATACATCTCCCGATATTTCAACTGAAGCAGCCTATTCCCGCCTCTCCTTGGTACATTTACTGTTTCTATCACTTGAAACTTAAGGTGACTTATAGAACGTTTAGCCTGATGAGAATGATATGGTACTGGTAAAGTGGTCATTTTTTTACGTATTGTAGATTTATGCTTTGAGATCCGATCATGGATTTTCTGAGTGGTCTCACCGATCTAAATTAAACCACAAgggcactttaataaataaataatgacaagacgaatcacaagtaaaaaaatcattgattaTAGATCGTTTCCCTGTGTGTGGGTGATACAAACAATTACGGAGTTGCATTGAGTACAATGCAGGAAAGGGGCCATATTTTGAATGTTGTAAAAATCGTTGAGTATTTCTCTTATGGAACCCAATGTCTGCTTTGACTAGCTGGTCGCGTATATTATTACCTCTCTGATAAGCCATAAGTGGGGTTTGTTGGAATTAAGGTATATGAGGAAGACAATTCTGTAATAAatgccaatgtttctttattataCTTGACACGTGTCCACTCGCTGTTGTATATTTACTTACAAACACCATTCTTTCACCTTCTTTTTTAAACTGATTATTAGAATCTAAAAGACCATTTCTGTCCACATAATTGATTTTCCCCAATCCTTCTTCAAATACCTTATTAGGGTAACCCCTTTGTGAAAAACATTCAGTCATTTCCCTTGATCTGGTTTCACATTTGGAATTATTACTTACAATTCATTTAACCTTTGTGTATTGTGTTGAAGGTAGGGTAGGGAAACTTtgaaaatgtaacaaattgttcTTGTCTGTTTCCTTTCTGTACAGGTCTGACTCAAGTCTCGTGCCAATTTTAGTTAACTTTACATTAAGAAAATTTAGTGTTTCAGTGTGACAAGTGCAAGTAAATTTCAAAGATGTTTCAATATTATTTAGTTCTTCCTGGAACATATTCAAGCTCTCAGTATCTCCATTCCATAGGATCAAGAGATCATCTATATAGTGTAAGTATAAGAGACAATGTTTCTGGTAAAGACGGCTAGTGTAAATAAATTTCTATTCAATGTATGCCATATATAAATTAGCATATGTGGGTGCTACATTGCTACCCATAGCTGTACCCCATTGttgaatgtaatattggtctccaaataaaaaataattttgatgtaatACAATCTCTAAAACatcaataaaaaatgtgtttgtaattCAGTGTAATGTGTTTGGTCAAGGTAATGTCTAACTGCTCTTACTCCAGTCTCATGTATAGACTTGTCACTTCAAAGCTGCTTAGTATTATTGTGTGTTCCGGGAGTTCAAGTGTGTTAAGTATATTCAATACATGAGTTGAATCCTTTACATAAGATTTGGTTGCCTGTACCAGAGGTTGgagtattttatccaaataaatagcAAGTGGACTTAAAACCGAATCAGTGCCCGGCACTATTGGTCTCCCTGGGGGGGTATCGAATATTTTTATGGATATTTGGTAGAATGTAAAAAACTGGTGTAATAGGGTCTTGTTTTATAAGGAATTCTTTTAGGTCATCCTCAATTAAACCATTGTCAAGGGCTTCATAAACAATATTGGATATATACTGTTGTATAGCTGTTAATGGGTTATTTGTTACAGCTTTATATACTTCTATATCAGataatggtttaaaggagaaggaaaggtacagaagcagtttattgtcaatagattagccagaatagtgcaagctataacactatttattctgtacaatgctttaccatacctgagtaaacaccTCTagacactgtttgtttaggatagcagctgccatattcatttggtgtgacatcacatccggcctgagtttccctgctcagtcatagctctgggctcagattacagcagggaggggaagagggagaggagcaaactgagcatgctcaagccctagccctcgaggtttaagatgaaaacaggaagtctgatacataaACCCAtctatacacaatagaaggaaaaaaatgtgtttcttttgacagaggactggagtatttatatagacctttctgataaagcttacttaattttagcctttccttctccttcaatgaTTTCTCCTATATAATCCTTTGTGTTGAGTATCACCAGTGCTCCCCCTTTATCTGCGGGTTTTAGTTATTTCTTTGTTCTTACTTAACTCATTAAGACATGATCTCTCTTTGTATGTAAAATTAATCTGCTACCCATCCAAGGATTACGTTTcaatttacttttgaaattcTCTTTATCTTTAGTTACCAGTTTAGCATAAGCCTCTACAACATTATAGCTGGATGGTGGTATAAACATGCTTCTATTACGTAAgcctgatttctttaaagacaattGTGAGTGGCCTAAACCAGCATTGCTAACTTCCTCAGATACCTTATATTCACAGGCATTTTGGCAAAGTGACTTTTTAGAcgtaaattgcagaaaaaaaattgtaactcaATATCGAACATAAATGTGTCACAGCAATGTGTTGGACAAAAGGAGAGTCCTTTCTGTAACAGTCAATTGTGTGGCAGTCAAAACCATATTAGAGACGTTTCTGCTGATTGTCCCGTCTGGCTGTTTTTTTATCTCTCACCATGTACATCCACTTAGGTATGAAGATTCTCAAGATTGGACTACAACATGGACTTTTAAAGAGACTAATTTAACACAATTTTAAATGATGTCATTGTGAATGGGTGAGGTTTCAAGTCCTTCCCACTTTTATACCTTATATAACACTATTTGCGTTTGGcacattaggcttgataaagggctcagtGGAGTCCGAAACGTTGTCCTTAATTTATATGCATTTGGGCTAAATAAACCACGGATTAATTTTTCACGGTTATCAGAGTGCTactggttttattttacattggCAGGCTTTTGATCCCCAAGAAAAAAGTACTTTGACGTTTTTCACACAGAGTTttacaatacacattttatttaataggttgaaatttattgttttataggtACAGCAGAGAATACACACTTTTTAAATAGacatgtttgtaaaaaaaaaaaagaaagttctaCACTGTAGACAATAAAAGAAACTGCTGATATTCCCAGCAGATTACACTAAAACAATGCAACTTTATAGCTGCATTCACATAGATCCATGAAAATTCATGGATTCTGGTAATTACTGAATATAGTGCCAAGAATTTGTAGATCTATAGTGCTCAAGTTGAGCCTCCAAAACAGACAGAtgcaaaaacagacaaaaatataAGGTTATCTCACGCTTACGCAAGCCTGCATATGTTGTAGTTGAGTTTAGtattaaaaatgtgcaataaatgcttatgtattttttttctgaaaaatataaatttccaTTGACAGGGGAAGTGGCCCACACTTACTTGGGTAAACTGTTTCCAGTCCAGAGAAGGCAAGCAGAAAGGTTCAAGCCCATTCCAAAGCTTTTGCTTAAGCTTGCAAATAATTATGGCATTTGTAGTGCCATCATCTGCAAAAGAACAGAGTCTCACTATTGGTTCCTACTGCCTCCCAACCTTAAACAAATCAGCCAGCAGCCTCAGGTCCCCTCAGTGGTAGGCTGTGGACTGCATCTTTCCTCTGCAGAGAAGGCAAGCAGGAGTTGCACAAGATCAATTACAGTTATCAGTGACCAAATCTAGGCAGCAATACATTCAAACTGGTCATCCACAGGagttatttgtagggatgcaccaaatccagactTTGGTACAGGATACAGTTACATTTTAGCAATTCTTTTAAAGATCTGCATATGACTATTATTACTTTAATGTTCTGCGGAGCCAAATCCAATCACTTAAAGATTATGGaactttaaagctctggacaaatgaaatgtatttttcgTCACACGTGATGCAATGTGTTTCCTTAATTAGCAAATTAGGGCTTGGATTTGGTTTATTATTTGGCCAAACCATTGATTGATTATTGAGCTAAATTTAAAAAGGATGGCTTCTGTAGCGCTTTTGAGGGAGGTTGATGCGGTTCATCTTGGGAGGGAACAATAATATTGTTTACTACattgttaaaaaacaaatataatttgtaCCCAATAGGGAAATTATGCACCTTTTAACATTAGAATGGATCGAGTTGATGTTAAAACTGATGTTTTCCCCCGTTTagaaacattatatttttgcctgtTACGGTCACTTGAGGGCTACAGTTCATATTTGCTACTGAAAAGCATTTTATCCAAGTGCTTcagtatgcattttaatattAGACTCCCCTTTAAACGGCTGTCTACTGGAGCTTTAAGAAACGAGGCACCTAAAAGTAGCAAACTGTTCAATAACAATCAAAACTCCACGGTTTCAACATTGTACATAAACTTCACATGAAGAATAAAGTCTTTTTACACAAAGATACATAGTACGATTCTACTGTCATAACCACTCATTATCAGTAAGCACAGCAGCTTTCCCTAGTAGTAGCAAACTGCTGGTCTTGGCAAGGTAAACACTATTAGGCATGACATTGTACATTCCATGCAATGCCTTCTTGAGTCAGAAGATTTCCCAGTGCCCATCTCAATGGATGTGGAAGGTGCCTTGTGCTGATAAGCAATGATAGTAAACAATAGCCACCATTGGTAAGCTTTTGGAGTTACTGACATACTACTGTGCAATTCAACCAGACCCAACACTAAAGGCTAAAACAAGCAAGCTGCATGGTATGACTGTGGGGCTGGGCGTTCTCTGTTGCCCTTTAGTCTTAAAGGCAGTCTTTCTCCATTGCATGCACAAGACTATTTTCCGAAAGCTTGCAGATGCAATTAGtgaaatcaaattaaattaattcTGTTACCTGAATTTGACAGTAAATCTGagaacacacatacatacacacacacacacacatatataaatatatatataaatatatatatatatatatatatatatatatacagatgaactttatgcaaaaaaatgaaagactGCAACATATGGATCAGTGGACACCATTACATTTGGTATCAATCTGCTGAGAGAGAGAGGCATTGACACCTTATGTCTTTCTCTTATGAAGCACAACTCAGTTTGCATATCCATATTTCCTTCTATTAGATTATAGGCTACAATAGCACCAATATTTAGAGCAAGGCACAAAAATGCAAGTTTCAGCTGTCTGAGGCTTCTGTGCCATTGTGCATATACATGTACTTTTCTAGTTGCCTTATTTTCTATTGATAGAATGTACAGTTCAGCATGCAAGCTACAACCATGTAATTTTATTATACGCCATCCTGATTTTTGGCACTCACCTTTAAATATGTTGTTTCATTGTTAGAATATGATATTGTTGTGTATATGtggtacatatatacatatacacacaaacatgcagagaaatgttttctgaatACGGTAATTATTTCAGCTTTGCAcagtagacagacaaaaaaaaaccttgatccCATTAGTCACGTATTTGATCCCATCAGCTAAATTTCGATTTTCTGAGGCAATTTTAGTGCAACAATAAAGACCCAGGGTCTGAAATTACTGGCTGAAAGATGGGATACACAGTTTCTTTGGCACCGAAGTGAACTTTGGCCACTTTAATCCATTATTGTCAGGCAGCATACACGCGGAAACACAGGAACTGGAAAAGCAAAATACTTTTTGGCCTGTCAGATTATGCATTTGATCAACATCCAATGCTCAAAAATCAGAGCATACTGATCCCCATGATTTCattgaagtgaaaaaaagtaGAAGATAAAGTGGATTTAAGAAGTGCTGCAAAAGCGATGTGTTTTGTGAAGTTTTTCATTGCCATCAAGTAAATTCTTACTGAAATGAAACGACACTGATCATTTTAACCACTTAGAACGGTGCAGGTAACtgataattaacttttttttttctatatttggaAGAAGATGTTCCCAATGCTTAACTGATGTTCAGCAAAACATCTATACATGGTAACGGTATTCTGTAATATACTCTTTCAGTCTCATTGGTAATGGCAATTCATCGATTTTGTTGGTACATTTGTTGACAGTCATTCTACAGAGATGCTGTAAGGACGGAGTAGATGTGTATAGTGGCTTCACCAGCCACAGGTGGACTGTTCTGTTTGGAAGAGTTTCAGACTCTATCTTCTTATTTTTTGACAACAGAACATAATATTCGATAAGATGGACAACACTGTCAAACTGTTTTAGTCTAGATCTTACACAGACTACTGAGTCCAGTCGGAATTTCCCTTCTCGGTATTCTATACGTAAGTTGGTTGGCCCTGCTGACGTTTTAACGGAGATTGTTAAAAGATAGTCTGTATGTGAGCTGTCTCGAACCAGAAAAGTTCCTTCTGGAGCATCTTGCAACTTTTCCTTTGCCTCATCAACAGTCATATTTCCCCAGTACCAGCCTGTTAAAAATAGG
Coding sequences:
- the socs2.S gene encoding suppressor of cytokine signaling 2 S homeolog, whose amino-acid sequence is MTLRSAETSDSPSTIQNGSGESGSSPPGGFKEGRDREDRIAQSMGELRRSGWYWGNMTVDEAKEKLQDAPEGTFLVRDSSHTDYLLTISVKTSAGPTNLRIEYREGKFRLDSVVCVRSRLKQFDSVVHLIEYYVLLSKNKKIESETLPNRTVHLWLVKPLYTSTPSLQHLCRMTVNKCTNKIDELPLPMRLKEYITEYRYHV